From Paenibacillus sp. PK3_47, the proteins below share one genomic window:
- the glmS gene encoding glutamine--fructose-6-phosphate transaminase (isomerizing), translating into MCGIVGYIGNQNSQGILVEGLKKLEYRGYDSAGIAVFTSEGLQVVKAQGRMANLESRLDATPLTGSAGIGHTRWATHGKPSDENSHPHTDDSQKFSVVHNGIVENYLELKEELIAGGCHFTSETDTEVISHLIAREYEGDIVKAVQKAITHMRGAFALGVLTEHEPDKLVAVRQASPLIIGLGEGENFIGSDIPALLEYTRNVYILNDGEMAVLTRDAVELMTIEGNFISREMITVDWDAVTAEKGGYEHFMLKEIHEQPKAYRDTMRGRINAEGNKVILPELNLTEEQIKNIRNIQIVACGTAYNAGLVGRNLIESLVRIPVENDIASEYRYRSPIVTPETLVIVVSQSGETADTLAALREGQANGAHVLAITNVVGSSIAREANDVLVTLAGPEIAVASTKAYTSQIIAFTLLGLYLAEVRGTQSEEQVAEILAAMNSLPEQVEEILAQKDAIKTYAEQISSHKHLFFIGRGVDYAVAQEGSLKLKEISYIHSEAYAAGELKHGTLALIEDGVPVIALATQEAVLEKTVSNIKEVKARGADVLAITHEEHVTDLLKSVDQAFVIPKTLPLLTSALSVVVTQLLAYYASLALGHDVDKPRNLAKSVTVE; encoded by the coding sequence ATGTGTGGTATTGTAGGATATATTGGTAATCAGAATTCGCAGGGCATCCTGGTAGAGGGATTGAAGAAGCTGGAGTACCGCGGTTACGATTCGGCAGGTATTGCTGTATTTACGTCGGAAGGACTGCAAGTTGTTAAGGCACAGGGCCGCATGGCGAACCTGGAGTCGAGACTTGACGCCACTCCGCTGACAGGAAGTGCCGGAATCGGGCATACCCGCTGGGCCACTCACGGTAAGCCGTCCGATGAGAACTCCCACCCTCACACCGATGACAGCCAAAAGTTCTCGGTTGTGCATAACGGGATTGTCGAAAACTACCTGGAGCTTAAAGAAGAGCTGATTGCCGGCGGATGCCACTTCACCTCCGAAACGGATACAGAGGTTATTTCCCACCTGATTGCCCGTGAATATGAAGGGGATATCGTTAAAGCTGTACAAAAAGCGATCACCCACATGCGCGGAGCGTTTGCACTGGGCGTTCTGACTGAACATGAGCCGGATAAACTGGTAGCTGTGCGTCAAGCCAGCCCGCTGATTATCGGCCTTGGCGAAGGCGAGAACTTTATCGGGTCTGATATTCCGGCCCTGCTGGAATACACCCGCAACGTATATATTCTGAACGACGGCGAAATGGCTGTATTGACACGGGATGCTGTCGAACTGATGACGATTGAAGGCAACTTTATTTCTCGGGAAATGATTACTGTCGATTGGGATGCTGTTACCGCAGAAAAAGGCGGTTATGAGCACTTCATGCTGAAAGAAATCCATGAGCAGCCTAAGGCTTACCGTGATACTATGCGCGGACGGATCAATGCCGAAGGCAACAAAGTGATTTTGCCGGAACTTAATTTGACTGAAGAACAAATCAAGAACATCCGCAACATCCAGATCGTTGCTTGCGGTACTGCTTATAATGCGGGCCTTGTCGGACGCAACCTGATTGAATCGCTGGTTCGTATTCCTGTAGAGAATGATATCGCATCGGAATACCGTTACCGTTCGCCGATCGTAACACCTGAAACTCTGGTGATCGTAGTCAGCCAATCCGGTGAAACTGCAGATACACTGGCTGCACTGCGTGAAGGTCAAGCAAACGGTGCGCATGTACTGGCAATCACTAACGTAGTGGGCAGCTCCATCGCCCGTGAAGCAAATGACGTACTGGTTACCCTGGCTGGACCGGAAATCGCCGTAGCATCTACCAAAGCTTACACTTCGCAGATCATTGCTTTCACGCTGCTTGGCCTGTATCTGGCTGAAGTACGCGGAACGCAAAGCGAAGAGCAGGTTGCTGAGATTCTTGCAGCGATGAACTCCCTGCCGGAGCAAGTGGAAGAAATCCTGGCTCAGAAGGATGCGATCAAGACTTACGCTGAGCAAATCTCCAGCCACAAGCACCTGTTCTTCATTGGCCGCGGCGTTGATTACGCAGTAGCCCAAGAAGGCTCGCTGAAGCTGAAAGAGATCTCCTACATTCACTCCGAAGCTTATGCTGCGGGTGAACTGAAGCACGGTACACTGGCGCTGATCGAAGATGGCGTTCCAGTTATCGCCCTGGCTACCCAGGAAGCCGTTCTGGAGAAGACCGTCAGCAACATCAAAGAAGTGAAAGCCCGCGGCGCAGACGTGCTGGCGATCACTCACGAGGAGCATGTTACCGACCTGCTGAAGTCCGTCGACCAGGCGTTCGTTATTCCTAAGACCCTGCCGCTGCTGACTTCCGCGTTGTCCGTAGTCGTTACCCAACTGCTGGCTTACTACGCTTCCCTGGCCCTGGGCCATGATGTGGATAAACCACGGAATTTGGCGAAGAGTGTTACGGTGGAATAG
- the glmM gene encoding phosphoglucosamine mutase: MGKYFGTDGVRGVANQELTAEMAYSIGRCGGYVLAGNVEKPKVVIGMDTRISGPLLESALVAGLLSIGADVIRIGVVSTPAVAYITRLLKADAGVMISASHNPVQDNGIKFFGGDGFKLTDETELRIEELMDAEKDELPRPAGSGLGTLTVDNDAKYSYLEYLKTTISQNFQGIKIVLDCAHGAAYELAPRLFRELGAEVIAIGAEPDGLNINDGFGSTHPEKLREEVLRHGADLGLAFDGDADRLIAIDNNGDEVDGDFILCICGDAMNRAGKLNEGTIVSTVMSNIGFYKATEKLSLKTAKTAVGDRYVMEEMRRGGYNLGGEQSGHVIFLDYNTTGDGILTAIQLVDTMKASGKKLSELKSMMTKYPQVLVNVRVQDKTNYPNNPAIEAAIQEVEGKLGDNGRVLVRPSGTEPLIRVMAEGPDKDELDLFVGQIVDVVKRELV, from the coding sequence ATGGGTAAGTATTTCGGAACTGATGGTGTTCGCGGAGTCGCGAACCAGGAATTGACTGCAGAAATGGCCTATAGCATCGGCCGCTGCGGAGGTTATGTACTTGCAGGAAATGTAGAAAAGCCTAAAGTGGTTATCGGAATGGACACCCGTATTTCCGGTCCTTTGCTGGAATCGGCTCTTGTAGCAGGCCTGCTGTCCATTGGAGCTGACGTCATCCGTATCGGCGTAGTCAGCACACCGGCTGTGGCTTACATTACTAGATTGCTGAAGGCGGATGCGGGAGTCATGATCTCTGCTTCGCATAATCCGGTTCAGGACAATGGCATCAAGTTTTTTGGCGGAGACGGGTTTAAGCTGACCGATGAAACGGAATTGCGGATTGAAGAACTGATGGATGCGGAGAAGGATGAACTGCCGCGGCCGGCAGGTTCCGGATTAGGAACACTTACTGTAGACAATGACGCGAAATACTCATATCTGGAATACCTGAAGACAACGATCTCCCAGAACTTCCAGGGAATCAAAATTGTGCTGGACTGCGCTCACGGCGCAGCTTATGAGCTGGCTCCACGCCTCTTCAGAGAGCTGGGGGCAGAGGTTATTGCTATTGGAGCAGAGCCTGACGGGCTGAATATTAATGACGGCTTCGGGTCCACGCATCCGGAGAAATTGCGCGAGGAAGTGCTGCGCCACGGGGCGGACTTGGGACTTGCTTTTGACGGGGATGCAGACCGCCTGATTGCTATCGATAATAACGGTGACGAAGTGGACGGTGACTTCATTCTCTGTATCTGCGGAGATGCTATGAACCGTGCAGGTAAGCTCAATGAGGGGACGATCGTCTCCACTGTAATGAGTAATATCGGCTTCTACAAAGCGACCGAGAAATTATCGCTGAAGACGGCCAAGACCGCTGTCGGTGACCGTTATGTTATGGAAGAAATGCGCCGGGGCGGCTATAACCTGGGCGGTGAGCAGTCCGGACATGTGATTTTCCTGGATTACAATACAACCGGTGACGGCATTCTGACCGCCATTCAGCTGGTTGATACAATGAAAGCATCCGGCAAAAAGCTGAGTGAATTGAAGTCGATGATGACCAAATACCCGCAGGTGCTGGTAAATGTGCGCGTGCAGGATAAGACCAACTATCCGAATAATCCGGCGATTGAAGCTGCAATTCAAGAGGTGGAAGGCAAGCTGGGCGATAACGGCCGTGTGCTGGTACGTCCATCGGGAACCGAGCCTCTCATCCGTGTAATGGCAGAAGGTCCGGATAAGGACGAGCTGGATCTTTTTGTCGGGCAAATTGTTGATGTAGTAAAGCGGGAATTGGTGTAA
- a CDS encoding CdaR family protein codes for MDKWMKNNNFNKILALVISIILWIIVHVDSEPTSSTTVRMQSKVIENVAIETIGMNEDKYVYSFDAESARVEVLGRNSDLNFKFSDAYTLSLDLSDVGPGDHTLPIHYSLPNGVELQSINPNEVNVHVELRTTKSFPVTLDIQGKPAEGYQLGTPVIQPETAEVTMAASELANVAKVQATVELDGEDDTFQENKLRLYAYDSNGNEIKGAFIEPSTVSVELPVTLPNKSLPLDISFTGQLPGNLVISRITSETDTVTVYGSQEALAALSTYEASIDLSAIGSAGTDELKVKLAPPEGLSKIEPAEVNVTVSTAEIAERTIENIPIKLEGVGSDLTAQVTQPAGQAVSLTVSGAPALLDQLDQDNISVIADVGGLAAGVHELALQVSLPRFISQVSPAQPLMATIDLQSPAATPEATEAPDTGSTLTPEPSTQPASGDEIVPEPTPSSEAGAAATPSPTPSPTEDAAENSNSTPSNNGTSNANNAGNTGGT; via the coding sequence ATGGATAAATGGATGAAGAACAACAACTTCAACAAGATCCTCGCTCTCGTGATCAGTATTATTTTGTGGATCATCGTGCATGTGGATTCTGAGCCTACGAGCTCGACCACGGTCCGCATGCAATCGAAAGTAATTGAGAATGTGGCCATCGAGACCATCGGTATGAATGAAGATAAATATGTATATTCCTTCGACGCCGAAAGCGCCAGGGTAGAGGTGCTGGGCAGAAATTCCGACCTGAACTTCAAGTTCTCGGATGCCTATACGTTAAGTCTGGATTTAAGTGATGTAGGGCCGGGGGATCATACCCTTCCAATACATTATTCGCTGCCTAATGGGGTGGAACTGCAATCCATCAATCCGAATGAAGTGAATGTGCATGTGGAGCTTAGAACTACCAAATCTTTTCCGGTAACCTTAGATATTCAGGGGAAGCCTGCGGAGGGTTATCAGCTGGGTACACCGGTTATTCAGCCTGAGACGGCAGAAGTGACCATGGCTGCAAGCGAGCTTGCCAATGTAGCGAAGGTACAAGCAACGGTTGAACTGGATGGTGAGGACGATACGTTCCAGGAGAATAAGCTGAGGCTGTACGCCTACGACAGCAATGGCAATGAAATAAAAGGTGCGTTCATTGAGCCTTCTACCGTATCTGTGGAGCTCCCGGTTACCCTTCCTAACAAAAGCCTGCCGCTGGATATCAGCTTTACCGGCCAGCTGCCGGGCAATCTGGTCATATCCAGGATTACTTCAGAGACCGATACCGTTACCGTGTATGGCAGTCAGGAAGCGCTGGCTGCATTGTCGACCTATGAAGCTTCCATAGACCTCAGTGCCATCGGTTCAGCCGGTACAGACGAGTTGAAGGTAAAGCTGGCACCGCCTGAGGGGCTCTCCAAAATAGAGCCTGCAGAGGTAAATGTTACAGTATCGACTGCTGAAATTGCTGAGCGGACCATCGAGAATATACCGATTAAGCTGGAGGGTGTGGGCAGTGATCTCACTGCACAGGTTACGCAGCCGGCAGGCCAGGCTGTGTCCCTGACGGTGTCCGGCGCACCGGCGCTGCTGGATCAGCTGGACCAGGATAACATCAGTGTAATAGCAGATGTAGGCGGGCTTGCAGCGGGCGTACATGAGCTTGCTCTGCAGGTCTCATTGCCAAGGTTCATCTCTCAGGTGAGCCCTGCCCAGCCTCTTATGGCTACGATAGATCTGCAATCCCCGGCGGCAACCCCGGAAGCCACTGAAGCTCCGGATACGGGGAGTACCCTAACGCCGGAGCCCAGCACTCAGCCTGCCTCGGGGGATGAAATTGTCCCTGAACCAACCCCGAGCAGTGAAGCAGGTGCGGCAGCTACACCTTCTCCTACTCCTTCACCTACTGAGGACGCGGCAGAGAATAGTAACAGCACACCGTCAAATAACGGCACAAGTAATGCCAACAATGCCGGGAATACAGGCGGAACGTAA
- the cdaA gene encoding diadenylate cyclase CdaA: protein MSYFTDLTWKESIKDIIDILIVSYIIYKVLNMVRGTRAVQLLKGILVLVVIWAISTLLDLYTLKWLMNQIFTIGIFAIIIIFQPELRRGLEQLGRGKFFGRTSESDEEISKLVGEVIKAVNYLSKRKIGALIVFERATGLNEYTESGIPMGSAVSSELLINIFIPNTPLHDGALIMQNGQIAAAACYLPLSENPFISKELGTRHRAAIGISEVADSVSVVVSEETGQISLALNGQIVRDIKEESLISKLHQELSAASSLKEKSSAFWKRRGGKSNG, encoded by the coding sequence ATGAGCTATTTTACCGACCTTACATGGAAAGAGTCCATTAAAGATATAATCGATATTCTGATCGTCAGCTATATTATCTACAAAGTGCTTAACATGGTACGCGGTACCCGGGCGGTTCAGCTGTTGAAGGGGATTCTGGTGCTGGTTGTAATCTGGGCAATCAGTACGCTGCTGGATTTGTACACGCTGAAATGGCTCATGAACCAGATCTTTACCATCGGGATTTTTGCGATCATTATTATATTCCAGCCGGAACTGCGCAGGGGCTTGGAGCAGCTTGGACGGGGCAAGTTTTTTGGACGGACCTCGGAAAGCGATGAGGAGATCAGCAAATTAGTCGGTGAAGTCATTAAAGCCGTGAATTATTTATCCAAACGAAAAATAGGGGCATTAATTGTCTTTGAGCGGGCGACGGGATTAAATGAGTACACAGAATCAGGGATTCCTATGGGATCTGCGGTCAGCTCCGAGCTGCTGATCAATATTTTCATACCCAATACGCCGCTGCATGACGGCGCACTGATTATGCAGAACGGTCAAATTGCAGCTGCGGCCTGTTATTTACCGCTGTCGGAGAATCCGTTCATCAGCAAGGAACTGGGTACGCGCCACCGTGCGGCCATCGGGATCAGTGAAGTGGCGGATTCTGTATCGGTCGTTGTTTCAGAAGAAACAGGACAGATCTCACTTGCGCTCAACGGACAAATTGTCAGGGATATTAAGGAGGAATCACTCATTTCGAAGCTGCATCAAGAGCTGAGTGCGGCCTCTTCGCTGAAGGAGAAGAGCTCTGCTTTCTGGAAACGGAGAGGGGGCAAAAGCAATGGATAA
- a CDS encoding zf-HC2 domain-containing protein: protein MECKLAVSMMHDYLDDDLPDLQQRELKEHLLSCPGCRAKFKELEQTDMLMFSLMHQNPVASDDLVNRIMGSLPQPKKEKAFITWIKRHPALTAASLFIFVMLMSSVNFWNEDRQLVVRGSDLEQVVIQGDTVIVPSGKTITGDLTVENGKTQVYGEVNGNVTVIDGSMYMASTAHISGQVKTIDQAVSWLWYKVTNMFSEVAYR, encoded by the coding sequence ATGGAATGCAAACTGGCCGTCTCTATGATGCATGACTACCTGGATGACGACTTGCCCGATCTGCAGCAGAGGGAATTGAAGGAGCATCTTCTATCCTGTCCGGGTTGCCGTGCAAAGTTCAAGGAATTGGAACAGACCGATATGCTGATGTTCTCCCTGATGCACCAGAATCCTGTTGCTTCGGATGATCTTGTTAACCGGATTATGGGCTCGCTGCCGCAACCCAAGAAGGAGAAGGCTTTTATCACCTGGATCAAACGGCATCCTGCGCTTACTGCAGCTTCCCTGTTTATCTTCGTGATGCTGATGAGCTCTGTGAACTTTTGGAATGAGGACAGACAGCTTGTAGTCAGAGGAAGTGACCTGGAGCAGGTTGTCATCCAAGGGGATACGGTAATCGTCCCTTCCGGCAAAACCATTACCGGTGATCTGACGGTCGAGAACGGCAAAACCCAGGTTTACGGGGAAGTCAACGGCAATGTGACGGTGATCGACGGCTCGATGTACATGGCTTCAACGGCTCATATCTCCGGGCAAGTCAAAACAATAGACCAAGCGGTAAGTTGGCTCTGGTATAAAGTGACGAATATGTTCTCTGAAGTTGCCTACCGATAA
- the sigW gene encoding RNA polymerase sigma factor SigW yields MENLEGRLTKLALKGDQRAFAELVELYKDKIYHLAYRMLNNRHEAEDIVQETFLRVYRNLDRYDDKQKFSTWIYRIGTNLCIDKLRKRRPTYSLDAEMNDQEGIDGYSMIPSNNVTPETELLLSETQTLIYEAIDSLPVKYRSVMILRYLQDLSLQEISDVLDMPVTTIKTRVHRGREFLRKKLGPKM; encoded by the coding sequence GTGGAGAATTTGGAAGGCAGATTGACAAAGCTCGCCTTGAAGGGCGACCAAAGGGCATTTGCCGAACTTGTGGAACTATATAAAGACAAAATATATCATCTGGCATACCGGATGCTGAACAACCGCCATGAAGCGGAGGATATCGTTCAGGAGACTTTTTTGCGTGTGTACCGGAATCTGGACCGTTATGATGACAAACAGAAGTTCTCGACCTGGATTTACCGGATCGGGACGAACCTCTGCATCGATAAGCTGCGTAAACGGCGTCCGACGTATTCACTGGATGCGGAAATGAACGATCAGGAAGGCATTGACGGCTATTCCATGATTCCTAGCAATAATGTGACCCCGGAGACAGAGCTGCTGCTCTCTGAGACACAGACGCTGATCTATGAGGCCATCGACAGCCTGCCCGTGAAATACAGATCCGTAATGATTCTGCGTTATCTGCAGGATTTATCGCTTCAGGAGATCAGTGATGTGCTGGATATGCCTGTAACTACCATCAAAACCCGGGTTCATCGCGGACGTGAGTTTTTACGTAAAAAATTGGGCCCGAAAATGTAA
- the ppc gene encoding phosphoenolpyruvate carboxylase codes for MTELTTTVSKSNSNNLLRRDVRFLGNILGEVLVHQGGNELLEIVEKIRETSKSLRSLFLPELHNEFKELINSLDPENRHQVIRAFAIYFQLVNIAEQNHRIRRKRDYERSAGDTVQPGSIESAIQELRERDFSHEEVHEIMNGLSLELVMTAHPTEAMRRAILDIHKRIADDVMGLDNPTLTFREREQLREKLLNEVITLWQTDELRDRKPTVLDEVRNGMYYFHETIFDVLPDVYQELERCLSKYYPGQNWHVPTYLRFGSWIGGDRDGNPSVTAAVTLQTLRLQRKLAIREYQRIMRELMQYLSFSTSIVKVTPELLQSIEQDRDIIKLNRFDAWRNDNEPYRIKLSYMISKTQNVLDDEKKGTPERYSAPQEFIDDLNIIDRSLRHHYADYVADTYIKKLIRQVELFGFHTATLDVRQHSQEHENAMAEILAKMNITQDYAGLTESDKIALLENLLNDPRPLTSPYQTYSESTEECLAVYRAIFTAQEEYGKHCITSYLISMAEAASDILEVMVFAKEVGLFRKDNDGTVVCTLQAVPLFETIDDLHNAPQIMRKLLQMPIYRAAVTAMNDLQEIMLGYSDSNKDGGVVTANWELRVALKEITATADEFGIKLKFFHGRGGALGRGGMPLNRSILAQPASTIGGGIKITEQGEVISSRYSMQGIAYRSLEQATSALVTAAINARTPQADLYEAKWDEIIARISEVSLHKYQDLIFRDPDFLTYFKESTPLPEVGELNIGSRPSKRKNSDRFEDLRAIPWVFAWTQSRYLLPAWYAAGTGLQSFYDGNEENLKIMQHMYANFSFFTTLIDTLQMAIAKADLVIAKEYATMGKNEESRQRIFGQIEAEFKLTSELILKITGQQDILDNVPVIQESIRLRNPYVDPLSYLQVQLLSELRALRDADGDDAELLREVLLTINGIAAGLRNTG; via the coding sequence ATGACTGAACTTACGACTACCGTTAGCAAAAGCAACTCCAACAATCTGCTGCGGCGGGACGTACGGTTCCTGGGGAACATTCTGGGCGAAGTCTTGGTTCATCAAGGCGGTAACGAACTGCTGGAGATCGTAGAAAAGATCCGTGAAACCAGCAAATCGCTGCGCTCATTGTTTTTGCCAGAACTGCACAATGAATTTAAAGAGCTGATTAATTCACTGGATCCGGAAAATCGCCACCAGGTGATACGGGCATTCGCTATTTATTTTCAATTAGTGAATATTGCCGAGCAGAACCACCGGATCCGCCGCAAGCGTGATTATGAACGTTCCGCAGGAGATACTGTACAGCCTGGCTCGATAGAGAGCGCTATACAGGAACTCCGTGAACGGGATTTTTCGCATGAAGAGGTTCATGAAATTATGAACGGCCTGTCTCTGGAGCTGGTCATGACGGCTCACCCTACGGAAGCGATGCGGCGTGCGATCCTCGATATTCATAAGCGGATTGCTGATGATGTCATGGGGCTGGATAACCCGACGTTAACCTTCCGCGAACGTGAACAGCTCCGCGAGAAGCTGCTGAACGAAGTGATCACCCTGTGGCAGACGGACGAATTACGCGACCGCAAGCCTACCGTACTCGATGAAGTACGTAACGGAATGTATTATTTCCATGAGACTATTTTTGATGTGCTGCCGGACGTCTACCAGGAACTTGAGCGATGTCTAAGCAAATATTATCCGGGCCAGAACTGGCATGTGCCGACTTATCTGCGGTTTGGCTCCTGGATCGGCGGGGACCGTGACGGTAACCCTTCGGTTACTGCTGCTGTAACCCTGCAGACGCTGCGTCTGCAGCGCAAGCTGGCTATCCGGGAATATCAGCGCATTATGCGTGAACTGATGCAGTATCTGAGCTTTAGTACAAGCATCGTTAAGGTAACTCCGGAGCTGCTGCAGTCCATTGAGCAGGACAGGGACATTATCAAGCTGAACCGCTTCGATGCCTGGCGCAATGATAATGAGCCTTACCGGATTAAGCTGAGCTATATGATCTCCAAGACACAGAACGTGCTGGATGATGAGAAAAAAGGTACTCCTGAGCGCTATTCGGCACCACAGGAATTCATAGACGATTTGAACATTATTGACCGCAGTCTGCGCCATCACTATGCGGACTACGTGGCAGACACTTATATCAAAAAGCTGATCCGCCAGGTTGAACTGTTCGGATTCCACACAGCAACGCTGGATGTCCGCCAGCACAGCCAGGAGCATGAGAATGCAATGGCGGAAATTCTGGCCAAAATGAATATCACGCAGGATTACGCCGGTCTTACGGAGTCCGACAAAATCGCACTGCTGGAGAACCTGCTGAATGATCCGCGCCCGTTGACTTCTCCTTACCAGACTTACAGTGAAAGTACGGAGGAATGCCTTGCGGTATACCGTGCGATTTTCACGGCTCAGGAGGAGTACGGCAAGCATTGTATTACCAGCTACCTGATCAGTATGGCAGAAGCGGCCAGCGATATCCTGGAGGTTATGGTGTTCGCCAAAGAAGTCGGTCTGTTCCGCAAAGACAACGACGGTACCGTCGTCTGCACTTTGCAGGCTGTGCCGCTCTTTGAGACGATTGATGACCTGCACAACGCACCGCAAATTATGCGCAAGCTGCTTCAAATGCCGATTTACCGTGCGGCTGTAACAGCGATGAATGATCTTCAAGAGATCATGCTCGGTTATTCGGACAGCAATAAAGACGGCGGCGTGGTTACAGCAAACTGGGAACTGCGCGTAGCGCTGAAGGAAATTACAGCTACAGCTGACGAATTCGGCATCAAGCTGAAGTTCTTCCACGGACGCGGCGGTGCACTCGGACGCGGCGGCATGCCGCTGAACCGCAGTATTCTGGCCCAGCCGGCATCGACGATCGGCGGAGGAATCAAGATTACCGAGCAGGGAGAGGTAATTTCCTCCCGTTACTCGATGCAGGGGATTGCTTACCGCAGTCTGGAGCAGGCCACATCCGCGCTTGTAACGGCAGCGATTAATGCAAGAACGCCGCAAGCTGATCTGTATGAAGCCAAGTGGGATGAGATTATCGCCCGGATTTCCGAAGTCTCGCTGCATAAATATCAGGATCTGATCTTCCGTGATCCGGATTTCCTGACCTATTTCAAGGAATCAACCCCGCTGCCTGAAGTGGGCGAGCTGAACATCGGTTCCCGTCCTTCCAAGCGGAAGAACAGCGACCGGTTTGAGGATCTGCGGGCGATTCCTTGGGTATTTGCCTGGACGCAGAGCCGTTATCTGCTTCCTGCTTGGTACGCTGCCGGAACAGGTCTGCAGAGCTTCTATGACGGCAATGAAGAGAACCTGAAGATCATGCAGCATATGTATGCCAACTTCTCCTTCTTCACTACCTTAATTGATACGCTGCAGATGGCCATTGCCAAAGCGGATCTTGTAATCGCAAAGGAATATGCCACCATGGGCAAAAATGAGGAATCGCGCCAGCGGATCTTCGGACAGATCGAAGCCGAGTTCAAGCTGACTTCCGAGCTGATCCTCAAAATTACCGGCCAGCAGGACATTCTGGATAACGTTCCGGTTATTCAGGAGTCGATCCGCCTGCGCAACCCGTATGTAGATCCGCTCAGCTACCTGCAGGTACAGCTCTTGTCCGAGCTTAGAGCCTTGCGTGATGCCGATGGTGATGACGCCGAGCTGCTGCGCGAAGTGCTGCTTACGATCAACGGTATTGCCGCAGGTCTGCGGAATACGGGCTGA
- a CDS encoding holin, producing MINTDILDNVMAFASVLAVFILALVQLIKNNIKLPRNTIPFIGLMIGLLIGAVSYPFTELDLILRLWSGGLAGLSATGLFELAFNNRQGYTNSN from the coding sequence CAATACTGATATTCTCGATAACGTTATGGCATTTGCATCTGTGCTGGCAGTCTTTATCCTGGCTCTGGTGCAGCTGATCAAAAATAACATCAAACTGCCGCGGAATACCATTCCTTTTATAGGGTTAATGATCGGCTTGCTCATTGGAGCTGTGTCGTATCCTTTTACGGAGCTGGACCTGATTCTGCGGTTATGGTCGGGAGGACTTGCCGGCTTATCGGCTACCGGATTATTTGAGCTGGCTTTCAATAACCGTCAGGGTTATACGAATAGTAATTAA